Proteins encoded by one window of Haematobia irritans isolate KBUSLIRL chromosome 2, ASM5000362v1, whole genome shotgun sequence:
- the LOC142226031 gene encoding endoplasmic reticulum transmembrane helix translocase, giving the protein MVGGEIIKVVDHKQIEDLKADSDEQYNPKVFRKGGSPSSGRIDDLVQYVGLYVRNPIMLSGVVLPFVPLYLGTFYLWISYGVQEHYEAGLVAIAVIAFLHILTLLCCYWSVHVLAFLNCRKVKIPREGVLAKVVPTENNGSSEIVPIKNTKLENGQVTYYFLFQKTKYIWDDEKATFRGLEFPINVMLKLYSKSRGLESEESIKLAKQTYGINDMEMVIPEFFDLFVERATAPFFVFQIFSVGLWCLDEYWYYSLFTLFMLIVFECTLVQQQLRNMSEIRKMGNKPYLLNVFRYNKWRTLPSNMLLPGDLVSIIRSQSENLVPCDLVLLRGSCIVDESMLTGESVPQMKESLESLDNLDTELDVEGDGKLFVLFGGTKVVQHTAPSKDAMRAPDGGCIGYVIRNGFNTSQGKLLRTILFGVKRVTENNLETFAFIVFLMIFAVAAASYVWIKGSEDPERNRYKLFLECTLILTSIIPPDLPIELTLAVNTSLMQLSKLFVFCTEPFRIPFAGKVQICCFDKTGTLTSDNLMVEGVAGLTDDAAIVPMDRAEDNTIHVLATCHSLVMLDDGLVGDPLEKATLTAVDWNLTKQESVIPKRGKLKPLRIYQRFYFSSALKRMSVLAGHLSQFSNDVHYIGTVKGAPEVLMEMLKQVPKNYEKTFLEYSRRGARVLALGIKEFGTLSPQQVRELKREDVECDLTFAGFVIISCPMKPDSKTVIKELIQASHRVVMITGDNPLTACYVAKELRFTRKKLLILTQSKKSNCWQWMSIDGETCFDIDKDLRKVLLDYDLCITGEGLQYLKDFQYGKLLKILPQITVCARFAPKQKEFVITTLKQLGFCTLMCGDGTNDVGALKHANVGVSLLSNVPIKKTLAVTQTPSNTSSSSIDNTPLANNTIVAPAAQRPSGRNSNIAGNRQMNQDLSPRERTLQLRRDQQAQVQARLQNVLREIDEEQVSIVKLGDASIAAPFTSKSSSIICVNHIIKQGRCTLVTTLQMFKILALNALISAYCQSVLYIDGVKFSDTQATLQGLFIAACFLFITRSKPLKTLSKTAPLPNIFNMYTISTILCQFAVHFTALYYLTQEATARAPPREGKVKLYIDMDPEEKQKFEPNIINSTVYIICLALQVSTFAVNYKGHPFMESLRENRLLLYSILISTGLVLMLALGFSPELTNTFEIVEFPNDFRQVLIFVLLADTIAAYAFDRICSFLFGETRRKSSVLSC; this is encoded by the exons ATGGTTGGAGGCGAAATAATTAAAGTCGTGGATCATAAACAAATAGAAGATCTTAAAGCAGATTCGGACGAACAGTACAACCCAAAAGTTTTTCGGAAAGGAGGCTCCCCAAGTAGTGGACGGATAGATGATCTTGTGCAGTATGTGGGTTTGTACGTACGAAATCCCATTATGCTAAGTGGCGTAGTATTACCTTTTGTTCCTTTGTATTTGGGAACTTTCTACTTATGGATTTCCTATGGGGTCCAGGAACATTATGAGGCCGGTTTGGTAGCCATTGCTGTAATTGCTTTTTTGCATATATTGACACTGCTTTGTTGTTATTGGAGCGTTCACGTTCTAGCATTCCTTAATTGCCGCAAGGTGAAGATTCCACGTGAGGGTGTATTGGCTAAAGTTGTTCCTACAGAGAACAATGGATCATCTGAAATTGTACCCATAAAAAACACGAAACTAGAAAATGGCCAGGTGACATACTACTTccttttccaaaaaacaaaatatatttgggaCGATGAAAAGGCAACATTCAGAGGACTCGAATTTCCAATCAACGTAATGCTGAAGCTCTATAGCAAATCACGTGGACTTGAATCTGAGGAATCGATTAAACTAGCCAAACAAACATATGGCATAAATGACATGGAAATGGTTATTCCAGAGTTCTTTGATTTGTTCGTTGAAAGAGCAACCGCTCCGTTCTtcgtatttcaaatattttctgttGGTTTGTGGTGCCTGGACGAATACTGGTACTACTCACTCTTCACGTTATTTATGTTAATAGTTTTCGAGTGCACCCTTGTCCAACAACAATTGCGTAATATGTCTGAAATTCGTAAAATGGGCAACAAACCATACCTGCTCAATGTATTTCGCTATAACAAATGGCGGACACTTCCTTCGAATATGTTATTGCCCGGCGATTTGGTATCAATCATTAGGTCGCAATCTGAGAACTTAGTACCGTgtgatttagttttattgcgTGGAAGCTGTATTGTCGACGAGAGTATGTTAACAG GTGAATCTGTACCCCAAATGAAGGAATCTTTGGAATCACTGGATAATCTCGATACCGAACTTGATGTGGAGGGCGATGGTAAGCTTTTCGTATTATTTGGTGGAACTAAAGTCGTACAACACACGGCGCCGAGCAAGGATGCTATGCGAGCCCCAGATGGTGGGTGCATTGGATATGTTATACGGAATGGATTCAATACATCGCAGGGAAAACTTCTGCGCACCATATTGTTCGGTGTGAAACGTGTGACTGAAAACAATCTGGAAACATTTGCCTTCATAGTTTTCCTTATGATatttgctgttgctgctgcctCATATGTTTGGATCAAAGGGAGTGAAGACCCGGAGCGTAATCGATATAAGCTCTTTTTAGAATGTACGCTTATTTTGACTTCGATTATACCTCCAGACTTGCCTATTGAATTGACCTTGGCTGTGAACACATCCCTAATGCAATTGTCGAAACTTTTTGTATTCTGTACTGAACCCTTCCGAATTCCTTTTGCCGGCAAAGTACAAATTTGCTGCTTTGACAAAACCGGCACTCTAACATCGGACAACTTGATGGTGGAGGGAGTAGCAGGTCTAACAGACGATGCTGCTATTGTTCCAATGGATAGGGCTGAAGACAATACAATACATGTTTTGGCAACATGTCATTCGTTGGTGATGTTGGATGATGGATTAGTTGGCGATCCACTGGAAAAGGCAACGTTGACAGCTGTAGATTGGAATTTGACAAAACAAGAAAGTGTGATACCTAAAAGAGGTAAACTAAAACCATTGCGAATCTACCaacgtttttatttttcatctgCTCTCAAACGCATGTCTGTTTTGGCTGGACATTTGAGTCAATTCAGTAACGATGTACATTATATAGGGACTGTTAAAGGAGCTCCAGAAGTTTTAATGGAAATGCTGAAACAAGTTCCCAAAAATTACGAAAAG acatTTTTAGAATATTCTCGCCGTGGAGCTCGCGTTTTAGCATTAGGTATTAAGGAATTTGGAACGTTAAGTCCACAACAAGTTCGTGAACTCAAACGTGAAGACGTTGAATGTGACCTGACATTTGCAGGATTTGTAATCATATCTTGTCCTATGAAACCAGATTCGAAAACGGTCATAAAGGAACTTATACAAGCATCACATAGAGTGGTTATGATAACGGGTGATAATCCATTAACAGCATGTTATGTTGCTAAAGAGCTTAGATTCACCCGTAAAAAATTGCTTATTTTGACGCAATCGAAGAAGTCAAACTGCTGGCAATGGATGTCGATAGATGGAGAAACGTGCTTCGATATAGATAAAGATTTGAGGAAAGTATTGTTAGATTATGATTTATGTATAACAGGTGAAGGGTTGCAATATCTAAAAGATTTTCAATATGGAAAACTCTTAAAAATATTGCCTCAAATTACCGTGTGCGCTCGTTTTGCTCCAAAACAAAAAGAGTTTGTTATAACTACTCTAAAACAATTGGGTTTTTGCACTCTAATGTGTGGTGATGGTACAAATGATGTCGGAGCTTTAAAACATGCTAATGTCGGTGTGTCCTTGTTGAGTAATGTACCAATTAAGAAAACTCTGGCTGTTACACAAACACCATCAAATACATCAAGTTCTTCAATCGATAATACACCATTGGCAAATAACACTATCGTGGCGCCAGCTGCCCAGAGACCATCAGGAAGAAACTCAAACATCGCCGGCAACCGTCAAATGAACCAAGATCTTTCACCAAGGGAACGAACTCTTCAATTAAGACGAGACCAACAAGCACAAGTCCAAGCGCGATTACAAAACGTTTTGCGCGAAATAGACGAGGAGCAGGTATCTATTGTTAAGCTGGGTGATGCAAGTATTGCCGCACCGTTTACAAGTAAATCTTCTTCAATTATTTGTG TCAACCATATTATAAAGCAAGGTCGATGCACATTAGTTACCACACTCCAAATGTTCAAAATATTAGCGCTCAATGCTCTTATATCAGCATATTGTCAATCCGTTTTGTATATTGATGGCGTTAAATTTAGTGACACTCAGGCCACTTTGCAAGGACTTTTCATAGCTGCATGTTTTCTTTTCATTACGCGATCTAAG cctttGAAGACGTTATCGAAAACTGCCCCATTgccaaatatatttaatatgtacacaatttcaacaatattgtGCCAATTTGCCGTACACTTTACAGCATTATATTATTTAACGCAAGAGGCGACAGCCAGAGCCCCTCCAAG AGAGGGTAAAGTGAAATTATACATCGATATGGATCCTGAAGAAAAgcaaaaatttgaaccaaatataATCAACAGTACCGTATACATAATATGCTTAGCGTTGCAAGTTTCTACATTTGCGGTGAACTATAAG GGACATCCTTTCATGGAAAGTTTACGAGAGAATCGTTTATTGCTTTACTCTATCTTAATATCAACCGGCTTAGTTCTTATGCTTGCTTTGGGGTTCTCTCCCGAATTAACCAACACCTTTGAGATAGTAGAGTTTCCCAACGAT TTCCGGCAGGTACTAATATTTGTACTATTAGCAGATACTATAGCTGCATAcgcttttgacagaatttgttcATTCCTTTTTGGTGAGACTAGAAGAAAATCAAGTGTATTGAGCTgttga